A window of Candidatus Eisenbacteria bacterium genomic DNA:
TTCGGACTCGGATCCGCGCATCCCGGGCAAAGCTCGTATCCGATGGAGTTCGTCCTCTACCGGCTCCACGAGACGGTGCTCAAGCGCGTCAAGCAAACGCCCATTTACGTCGGGCTCGGGTACCACTTCGATCGCTACGACGAGATCCACGACGAGCGCGCCGAGGCTGGCGAGACGACCCCTTACCTGGTCTACAGCGGCGGGCTGCCCTCCCGCTCACAGTCCTCGGCGGTCTCCGGCAACGTCCTCATCGACACCCGCGACAATGCGATCAATGCCGGCCGGGGAGTCTTCTGGAACGCGAGCCTTCGCTTCGATCTCCGTGAGCTGGGAAGCGACGAGGACCGCCAGACTCTGTGGAGCGACTTCCGCACCTACGTCCATCTTCCGCGCGGGCGCGACGTGCTCGCCATCTGGAACTACTACTGGTTCACGTTCGGCCGGGGGCCGTATCTGGATCTTCCCGCCATCGGCTGGGATACCTACGGTCGAAGCGGCCGCGGCTACCTTCAGGGCCGCATTCGCAGCGCGAACATGGTCTACCTCGAGTTCGAGTACCGCAGGCGGTTCACGCGCGACGACATGTTCGGAGGCGTGGCATTCATGAACATGACCGCGTCCACCAACTCGTCGGGCGGTCCCTTCGGAACTCCCGATCCCGGCTTCGGGCTCGGGATCCGGGTGAAATTCAACAAGAAGACCAACACCAACCTGTCGGTCGACGCGGCGCGCGGCCAGGACGACACGACGCGCTTCTTCTTCGGCCTGCAGGAAGTCTTCTGATCCGGCTCGTGGCGCCTGCTACCGGATCGCGAAGCTGAAGCCCGCCAGAAGCTCGCCGCTGTTGTACCAGTCCGAGGAGTAGTTGTAGCAATAGCCCCACGGGTCGCACCAGAAGCCGCTGTCCGTGGTGAGGTGGGTGTCGGTGACCCGCCAGCGACCCTCGATCCGAGTGCTGAGCCTCTCGCTCATCGCCACCTTCACCCCGAGACCGAAGTTGAAGTTGAAGAGCGTGTGGGACTCGGGCTGCGGGCCGGTGCCGAGGTTGAAGTCCGTGTCGATTTGCGGATGCGTGACCGACCATCCGAAACCCACGATGCCGATCGGCGTCACACGCGGATTGCCCGAGGGCTGGTAACCGAGGAAGTTGATGTCGTAGCTGTCGATGTCGACGCGACCGAATTCCTGACGCGGCTGCCCGCTGAGCGTGCGGTCGACGTGGACGTCGGAGCCCGTCCGCGTGTAGGAGAACTCGATTCCGCCGCGGAAGCCGGTGGCTGAAAGCTTCACGCCCCAGAGACCGGAGTTGGTCAGCTCGACGTTGCTGTTCCCAGTGGTCGAATAGGCGTTGTAGAGATCGCTGGCGATGTAATAACCGGCGAAGGGCGTGATTTCGAGCCTGGCCTGAGCCGAGGCGACGGAGACGCCGGCGAAGAGTGCGGCGGTCGCGGCAGCCAGGACCACCCGTGCGGATTTGAGCGATGACATCGAATCCCCCGCGGTTGATTTCCGATCCGACCGGAGTGAGAGGCATTCCGAACGGCCAAGCGTCACCGATTGAGAGGCCGCACGCTAAGGCGGGGCGCAGAGTGTGTCAAACACTCCGGGCGCGCGCCCGTCGCTCCTCGATCCGCGTTCGTCGGCGCTCCCGGACTCCATGCCTCATCTCGTTTTTGGACCCATCGCGCCCGCTGTCGGGAAACATTTGCTTTCTGGCCCGTCCGGAGCCCAATATCCCGCTGCGAATAGGCTCACAAGGCGGGGCCCGTGCCCTGCTGCCTTGACAAGCGCGAGGCTTGGCGGGTGACCCTGCCGCGCGCACGACAACCCACCCAGATCTCTGCGAACCAAGGGGAATCCATGAAGCTCCGTTCGTCCGTTCGCCTCTCTCTGGCCGTCTTCTCCCTCGCCTGGCTGGCCTCATGCACGGCGAGCACCGAGCTCACGAACTCCTGGACCGATCCGACGGCCGCGAACCGCAGCTTCAAGAAGATCGCCGTCGTCGGCGTCACGCCGAAGACGTCCGCCCGGCGCATTTACGAGGACACGTTCGCCCAGGAGCTGCAGTCGCGCGGGATCACGCCCGTCACCAGCTACTCCTTCGCGGGCGAAGGCCAGCTCGACAAGGATGCTGCCGTCGCGAAGCTCAAGGAGCTCGGCGTCGACGCCGTCATCGTCACGCGCCTGATCGATCAGGAGACCTATCAGACCTACTACCCGCCGACCTACTCCGCGGTCGCGGCGCCCTCCGCCTACTACGGTGGCTGGTACGGCTACTACTCGATGGGCTACAGCTACATGTCGACGCCCGGATACACCGAGGAGAACAAGGTCTTCCGCCTGGAGACCAACCTCTACGACGTGACGAACGACAAGCTCGCCTGGTCCGGACTGACCCAGACGACCATCAGCGCCGGCGAAGCTCCCGAGACCCAGATCAAGCCGTTCATCGATACGATCGTGATGGACATGGAGAAGCACAAGGTGGTGCCTCGCAGGAAGTGAGCGGTCGGCGCCCCTCTCCGCCAGGACTGCTCGCGATCAAGACGGCCGCCGGCAAAGCGCCTTAGGTTTCACGATTTATTCAAACTTCAACCACAAGGAGCAGGTCATGAAGAAACCTGTGTTCGGCATGCTGGCGGCGGTGCTGTTGATGGCTGGCCTGGCGTCGGTCGTTCCCGTGACGAGTGGGGCCGACAGCCTCGAGTCCGAGATCGAGCTGCTGAGGTCCGATCTCAAGACCGGCAAGATGGAGCTGGTCAAGGAAGCGATTCACGTCGAAGGCGCCAAGGCGGACGCGTTCTGGCCGGTTTACCGGACGTACCAGGCGGAGCTCGACAAGATCGGCGATCAGCGGCTGGCCTTGATCAAGGACTACGCCGAGAACTTCGACAAGATGACCGATGAAAAGGCGAAGACTCTCGTGAAGTCGGCGCTCGATCTTCAGAAGAAGCGAGTCGACCTCCTCCAGAAGCACTACAAGAACTTCGAGAAGGTCCTCGGTCCGACCGACGCGGCTCGGTTGGTCCAGGTCGAGCATCTCATTGCGGCGCTGATGGACGTCCAGGTCGGAGCCAATCTGCCGCTGATGGAGAAGTCGGCGGCGACGACGACGAAGCAGGAGTAATCCAGAGCGGATGCACGAGCGAGCCACCGCCTGAGCGCGGTGGCTCGCTCGTTTGCAGGGGAACCTCCGTCTGCCGGCCTTGCCATTCCCGCGGCCCACGACTACCGTCGCGCCGGCTCGTCCTCGCATACCCGTAGGGGCTCGGAGGTTCCTTTGAGCGCACGGTTCGTGGATGCAGCGGTGCCCGTCTTCTCGCTGGTCGAGGATCCGCTGCTGAGGCTGCAGCGAGCCGTACGATTCGCGCCTCCCAAAGGCTTCGGGGCCATCCGCCGCTCCGTCGGCTTCATCTTGATCTCCTGGGTTCCGATCATGGTCTGGGCCGCCATGAGCGGCTATCTCCAGTCGGACCGGAGCGACCCCATCCTTCGCCACCTGGGTGTCCACGTGCGCTGCCTGCTGGCGATCCCGTTGATGATCCTCTCCGAACCGCTCGCCAACTGGGTGATCGGCGCGATCGTCGGCAACTTCGTGCCATCCGGATTGATCCGCTCGGAGGATCGCGATCGGTTCGCCGGCGTGCTGAAGTCGGTCGAGCGGTGGCGTGACTCGAGCGTCGTGTGGATCGTCATGGTTGCGATGGTCGGCCTCAATGCCTGGCTCGCGAGTCGAGTCTGGGTCAACGATGACGCGGACGCCCTCACCTGGGCGGATGGCGCGACCACGCTCGACTTCGGCGGGGCGTGGGGGCTGTTCGTCGTTCGCCCGCTCTTTCTGCTCCTGCTCCTCGTCTGGCTTTGGAGGCTGATGCTGACTTGGGTGCTCCTGCGGAAGATCTCCAGGCTCGAGCTGCAGCTCGTTCCCTCCCACCCCGACCGTGTCGGTGGTCTGGGATTCCTCGAGTTCCATTCGGCGGCTTTCGGGCTGGTCGTGCTCGCCATCTCGAGCGTGGTGTGCGCGGGGGTCGCGCACCAGATCCTGAGCCACGGCGCGACGCTCAAGCAGTTCCAGATTCCGCTGCTGGTCATGGTCGGGCTCATGGTCCTGCTGTTCCTCTTGCCGCTCACCTCATTCCAGTCGCGGCTGAGGCGCGCCCACCTGCGCGCGCGATTCCAGTACGGAACGCTGGCTGGAAGGCACGTTCGCGCCCTTCACGAGCGCTGGGTGGAAGGCAAGAAGGTCGAAGACGACATACTGTCCGCACCCGAGATCGGTCCCGCCGCCGACGTGGCGACACTCTATGGGATGGGGACGCAGATGAAATTCGCCCCGATTGGAAAGGTCCAGATCGGCACCATCGTCGTCCCCGCGCTTCTCCCCGTGATCGTGCTGATCGGAACCGAGGTGCCGATCACCGAGGTCCTGCTGATGCTCCTGCAGATGCTCACCTGAGCGTCGCGTCTCAGGCAATCCAAGAACGGGACAGTCAGACGCGTTCGTCGCGGCGCAGGGTTCGCGCTCTATCTTCTTGACACCTCAGCAGTAGGCGCTCACTGTTCAGATGTTCCCACCGCGCCTCTCGCACGATTTGTAGCCTCTCAGCGAGCCACCCAGCGAAACGCGATGCGGGTCCAGGCTCGAAGGGATCGGGCTTCGTCATCCAGGGACGAGGTTCGAGGTCCTCCATGAGCTCCCAGCCGGTCGTCATCGCGATCGTTCTCCTGGGCATCGGCCTCGCCACCGTCTTCAGCATGTCGTTCCGCATCGGGCCCTTCGGATAGGAGTGCCATGACGCTCGCGCAGCTCGTTCCCATCGTGCTCCAGGTCAGCGTGGGCCTGGCGGTGTTCTCCATCGCGCTCCAGGCGCATCAGGGCGATCTGAGCTACCTGCTGCGCAAGCCCTCCCTCCTCTTCCGGTCGCTGCTCGCCATGAACTTCGTCATGCCGGCGCTGGCCGTAGCCACCGCCGTGCTCTTCAATCTGCGGCCGGAAGTGGAGACGGCGCTCATTCTGCTCGCCATCGCTCCAGTCCCCCCGGTGCTTCCGGGAAAACAGAGGAAGGCTGGCGGCAACGTGTCCTATGGCATCGGGCTGCTGACCATTTCCGCCATCGCCGCCATCGTCACCGTCCCGGCGTCCATCGAGCTCATCGCTCGCGTCATGGGCCGTGACATTCACGTGCCGGTCGGTCTGATCTTCAAGATCGTCGGCATCACCGTGCTGGCGCCGTTGATGCTGGGCGCTCTGGTCAGGCGAATGGCGCCCGCGCTGGCGGAGCGACTGGCCAGGCCGTTGTCGCGGGTGGGGTCCGTCCTGTTGCTGGTGGGGGTCATCCCGATGTTCGCCGCCGCGTGGCCGGGAATCATGGGCCTGGTCGGCGAGTATTCGCTTGCCGCCATCGTGTCGTTCACGGTGGTCGGCCTTCTCATGGGCCACCTACTCGGGGGGCCTGATCCAGGCGACCGGACCGTGCTCGCGCTCTCCACCGCCACTCGGCATCCCGGTGTGGCGCTGGCGCTCTCGGGAATCGTCGCGCACGGTCATCGTGGGCTCGCCGCGGCCGTGCTGCTCACGGTTCTGGTGGTCGCGATCGTGACCTTCCCGTACATGCAATGGCGCAAGCGCGCGGACGCCGCGGTCGGCGTTCCCGCGGTTCAGGGCGAAGCATAGAGAGGACGGGATTACTTCCTGAAGCGCGATTTGTCCGAGGTCCGCGCGCGACAGAAGGAGTGACGTAGACACCGAGAGCAAAGCAGAGAACTAGGAAGACACCGAGCCCTCGGACCGCGAGGCGTTCAACAGGAATAGTCGAAGCAGCACCGGATGAAATCTTCGACGTATGTCGCCAGGGATGACGTCGGAGGTTGTGGTGGAGCCGCTCCCCTCAGCACCTCGTCTTGGTTATGGGCGGTTGATCGCCCTGAGTTTGGGTGTCATCGGCGTTCTCGAGTTCGGCAATTCGTCGGTGTCCGAGACGCCCGAGAACACTGCTTCTCAGAAGGAGCCGCCGGTGTTCCAGAACGAGGCGCCGCTCGGTGAAAGGCTGAAGGTATCGACCGCGAAGAGCGAGCCGCCGCTGCATCTCGTCCCGGCGAGCGCCGACTCCGTGCCGGTGATCACTCGCGGCGCGGGTCCGCATAGCAGTCCGCCCAGCGGCTCACTGCCACCGGACGACATCGACGTGATCCTGTCGAGCAAGCGTTTCCCGTGATTCGGATCGATTCCATTTGACCCGCCGTTGATGAAGCTCTAGGACGTGCAGTTCGTGAATGGACGGCCGCAGGCGATGGTCCTCGCATGGCGCTTCTCGTCCCTCACACCGACGGCGGACGGGAACGGCGCTACGACCGCCAATCCCACATCGGTCGCCTTGACCGGGCGCTCGATCAGGCGGCGGCGTCTGGGTGGGACGAGCGTCGATATGAAGAGAGAGTGGAAGAGAGTCTTTCCCTTCGAGTAACGGCGGCCCACGAGGGTCGATCAGGACCGCCGACCATCCCGCGAATTAACTTTGTCTGGTGCTCGCGAGCCGCGAGGAGGATTGCCATGCTTCGGTTGGCATCGATCGGTCTGATCGTTCTGTTCTCATCCATGCACTCGATTCTCGTGACCGCTCAAGCGCGGGACGCTGCAAGTCCTTCAGAGGAAGTTGCCGCGCAGGTGGAAGACCTCCGAGCGTCGTCTCAGGTCCGGGACTCCCTGAGCGCGCTCGCCGACAGCGCTACCGGCGCCACGCGAGAGTTCCTCGAAGAGTCGATTGCGCAACGGAGGCAGGAAGTTCACGCCGGTGTGCTGTCCATCGTCGAGAGGATCCAGGACGAGCAGCAGG
This region includes:
- a CDS encoding outer membrane beta-barrel protein yields the protein MSSLKSARVVLAAATAALFAGVSVASAQARLEITPFAGYYIASDLYNAYSTTGNSNVELTNSGLWGVKLSATGFRGGIEFSYTRTGSDVHVDRTLSGQPRQEFGRVDIDSYDINFLGYQPSGNPRVTPIGIVGFGWSVTHPQIDTDFNLGTGPQPESHTLFNFNFGLGVKVAMSERLSTRIEGRWRVTDTHLTTDSGFWCDPWGYCYNYSSDWYNSGELLAGFSFAIR
- a CDS encoding bile acid:sodium symporter, which produces MTLAQLVPIVLQVSVGLAVFSIALQAHQGDLSYLLRKPSLLFRSLLAMNFVMPALAVATAVLFNLRPEVETALILLAIAPVPPVLPGKQRKAGGNVSYGIGLLTISAIAAIVTVPASIELIARVMGRDIHVPVGLIFKIVGITVLAPLMLGALVRRMAPALAERLARPLSRVGSVLLLVGVIPMFAAAWPGIMGLVGEYSLAAIVSFTVVGLLMGHLLGGPDPGDRTVLALSTATRHPGVALALSGIVAHGHRGLAAAVLLTVLVVAIVTFPYMQWRKRADAAVGVPAVQGEA